A window of the Cannabis sativa cultivar Pink pepper isolate KNU-18-1 chromosome X, ASM2916894v1, whole genome shotgun sequence genome harbors these coding sequences:
- the LOC133029013 gene encoding uncharacterized protein LOC133029013 → MHGLTEKLTVKEVASVFFSGALKDDEDYVKIALVYFFAGYLYGYPQGKKIDNFIFAMVNGDDYIEVFNRFGWGRLLWEKTFYHLKIALKDGNDTFEQLAKKKMIEKGYKLKGFPIAFLIWLYEIIPSLSPRFCKRISNKIPRV, encoded by the coding sequence ATGCATGGGCTGACTGAGAAGCTTACGGTGAAGGAAGTTGCTAGTGTTTTCTTCAGTGGTGCGTTGAAAGATGACGAAGATTATGTGAAGATAGCTCTTGTATACTTCTTTGCTGGGTATTTGTATGGTTATCCCCAAGGGAAAAAGATTGACAACTTTATATTTGCTATGGTTAATGGGGATGATTACATTGAAGTGTTTAATCGGTTTGGATGGGGGAGATTATTGTGGGAAAAGACTTTTTATCACTTGAAGATTGCATTAAAAGATGGAAACGATACCTTTGAACAGCTTGCTAAGAAGAAGATGATTGAGAAGGGTTACAAGCTTAAAGGATTTCCTATTGCATTTCTTATTTGGCTGTACGAGATTATCCCGTCTTTGTCTCCTCGATTTTGCAAAAGAATCAGCAACAAGATTCCTCGTGTTTAG